The following are encoded together in the Salvelinus fontinalis isolate EN_2023a chromosome 38, ASM2944872v1, whole genome shotgun sequence genome:
- the ccne2 gene encoding G1/S-specific cyclin-E2, with the protein MTNVRRSGRITLQARDENAPEQNVKITQKRKSEPSKKMPAVKKQSYEIQKRWSEEGASPCVLVETPHKELVMTRDISGFKQFRFKNIFIKTSPLPCLSWASSDDVWIKMLNKELKYVHDKAFLQQHPKLKPKMRAILLDWLLEVSEVYTLHRETAYLAQDFFDRFMLTQDDMVKDRLQLIGITALFIASKIEEIYPPKLHEFAYVTDGACEEEAILEMELVMLKALNWNLCPETVITWLKLYAQVESLKDGVNFLVPQFSQDTYIQITQLLDLAILDINSLDYQYGILSAAAFCHFLSFDVVHKVSGLTWDSIAPCVRWMTPFMRTVSACPRAELKDFNKVTSDDRHNIQTHVDYLSMLSDAHQRQPDSKDRLSPAAIGGILTPPKSTEKPANH; encoded by the exons ATGACTAACGTTAGACGCAG TGGTCGCATCACATTACAAGCAAGAGATGAGAACGCACCGGAACAGAATGTAAAGATCACACAAAAAAGAAAATCTGAG CCATCAAAAAAGATGCCCGCAGTGAAGAAACAAAGCTATGAAATACAG AAACGGTGGTCAGAAGAAGGGGCAAGTCCATGTGTACTTGTAGAAACGCCACACAAGGAGCTGGTGATGACCAGAGACATTTCTGGCTTCAAGCAGTTCCGATTCAAGAACATCTTCATCAAGACCTCACCGCTGCCCTGCCtcag CTGGGCCAGCTCAGATGACGTGTGGATTAAGATGCTGAACAAGGAGCTGAAGTATGTCCATGACAAGGCCTTCCTACAGCAGCACCCCAAACTAAAGCCCAAGATGAGGGCCATTCTCCTGGACTGGCTGCTAGAG GTGAGTGAGGTGTACACTCTGCATCGAGAGACTGCTTATCTGGCTCAGGACTTCTTTGACCGCTTCATGCTGACACAGGATGATATGGTGAAGGACCGACTGCAGCTCATAGGAATCACAGCCCTCTTCATCGCATCTAAGATAGAG GAAATCTACCCTCCAAAGCTCCATGAGTTTGCCTACGTTACTGACGGAGCCTGTGAGGAAGAAGCGATCCTGGAGATGGAACTTGTCATGTTGAAG gcGTTGAACTGGAACCTGTGTCCAGAGACGGTGATCACGTGGCTGAAGCTCTATGCGCAGGTGGAATCCCTAAAGGATGGCGTCAACTTCCTTGTACCTCAGTTCTCTCAGGACACCTACATCCAGATCACACAG CTTTTAGACCTGGCCATACTGGACATCAACTCCCTGGACTACCAGTATGGGATACTGTCTGCTGCTGCCTTCTGCCATTTTCTCTCATTTGATGTTGTCCACAAAGTATCAG GTCTGACGTGGGATAGTATTGCTCCCTGTGTCCGGTGGATGACCCCCTTCATGCGCACGGTCAGCGCCTGTCCCAGAGCAGAGCTCAAGGACTTTAATAAAGTGACGTCTGATGACAGACACAACATCCAGACCCACGTAGACTACCTGTCCATGCTG AGTGATGCTCACCAGAGGCAACCGGACAGCAAAGACAGACTATCACCTGCTGCCATAGGAGGGATATTGACTCCACCAAAAAGCACAGAGAAACCAGCCAATCACTGA